The following are from one region of the Nostoc cf. commune SO-36 genome:
- a CDS encoding DNA double-strand break repair nuclease NurA, whose amino-acid sequence MLDLTQLARQMQGLSQHLTLEAAASRQRLELAQQHLKNAYESQQDLIDRQEKWRDRILFANATPIEPLETCIDISVPPKIHTVIATDGSQIAPNHHEIAYCYLLNIGRVVLHYGQNRHPLLDSLPEVFYRPEDLYMSRQWGIRTEEWMSFRRTASETTVLAELACNAAQAETPALAMVDGSLIYWFLEQLPMDARDRILPPILEAWQQMRDARIPLMGYLSASRSIETMNFLRLLACPHPVPDCKSHCPNQLEKVPCKIFEQLRDTSVWATRLKPGQRSTLWRSNSPILELYGDQTIYFCYVHVGTEIARIEVPAWVAENATMLDQALGLMLAQVQKGYGYPVAIAEAHNQAVVKGGDRARFFALLEQQMIKAGLKNVGTSYKEARKRGSIA is encoded by the coding sequence ATGCTTGATTTAACACAACTAGCGCGACAAATGCAGGGTTTAAGTCAGCATCTTACTTTAGAAGCTGCTGCCAGTCGTCAGCGTTTGGAATTAGCACAACAACACCTAAAAAATGCTTACGAGTCTCAACAAGATTTAATCGATCGCCAAGAAAAATGGCGCGATCGCATTCTCTTTGCTAATGCTACCCCAATTGAACCGCTAGAAACCTGTATCGATATCTCAGTTCCGCCAAAAATTCATACTGTCATCGCTACCGATGGTTCGCAAATTGCCCCTAATCATCACGAAATTGCTTACTGTTATCTCCTAAATATCGGCAGAGTTGTCTTACACTACGGACAAAATCGCCATCCGCTACTCGATAGTTTGCCAGAAGTATTTTATCGCCCAGAAGATTTATATATGTCTCGACAGTGGGGAATTAGAACCGAGGAATGGATGAGTTTTCGCCGCACTGCTTCAGAAACAACGGTGTTAGCAGAACTTGCGTGTAATGCAGCACAAGCGGAAACGCCAGCACTAGCGATGGTAGATGGTTCGCTAATTTACTGGTTTTTAGAACAATTGCCGATGGATGCACGCGATCGCATTTTACCCCCCATCTTAGAAGCTTGGCAGCAAATGCGTGATGCTCGAATTCCTTTAATGGGCTATCTTAGCGCCTCTCGCAGCATCGAAACAATGAACTTTTTAAGATTGTTGGCTTGTCCCCACCCAGTGCCAGACTGTAAAAGTCATTGTCCAAATCAGCTAGAAAAAGTACCTTGTAAAATATTTGAACAGTTGCGAGATACTTCTGTTTGGGCAACCCGGCTCAAACCAGGACAACGCAGTACCTTGTGGCGCAGTAATTCACCCATTCTCGAACTCTACGGCGATCAAACAATTTACTTTTGCTACGTCCACGTTGGCACTGAAATCGCCCGGATTGAAGTTCCGGCATGGGTAGCGGAAAATGCAACCATGTTAGACCAAGCACTGGGACTGATGTTAGCACAAGTACAAAAAGGATATGGCTACCCTGTAGCGATCGCTGAGGCGCATAATCAAGCAGTAGTGAAAGGTGGCGATAGGGCGCGTTTCTTTGCCCTTCTCGAACAACAAATGATTAAAGCTGGTTTGAAAAACGTGGGAACTTCCTACAAAGAAGCCAGAAAGCGCGGGAGTATTGCTTAA